A single genomic interval of Puntigrus tetrazona isolate hp1 chromosome 1, ASM1883169v1, whole genome shotgun sequence harbors:
- the kdm2aa gene encoding lysine (K)-specific demethylase 2Aa: MDDPKPRYSKRLRSGTRRRYQDDGISDDEIDGKRTFDLEEKLHNTRFNSDRVKRMEGKDLTYEYVQRCGLRDPIIFERPDGLGINMPDSNFSVNDVKIGVGSRRMIDVMDVATQKGTEMSMAQWRRYYETPPSQREKLYNVISLEFSHTKLESLVKRPATVDMIDWVDNMWPRHLKERQRDSTNSITEMQYPKVQKYCLMSVQGCYTDFHIDFGGTSVWYHILRGCKVFWLIPPTPQNLQLYENWVLSGKQGDIFLGDKATDCQRIELKQGYTFIIPSGWIHAVYTPVDTLVFGGNFLHSFNIPMQLHISSIEDRTRVPAKFRYPFYYEMCWYVLERYLYSITNTSHLIPEFQKYSLGIGLKQESSGCEVLNGHAKEERDDSDAPSSPNAPGVKLHLTPFELEGLWCLVRNLESLPSHKKCVPSGIHNAAALLHDIRALLKEHANDIPKLSYTGKPIVRWPKRAPWYQPPPPPPPVIRPKLATTPIIPRPVKPASNMSVLRRRRVRCKRCEACLRTECGDCNFCRDMKKFGGPGKLKQTCVLRQCLAPGLPLSAVCEICGEGNQDTGEELMECSNCAQITHPSCLKTSGEGVVNKDLPSCWECPKCVIGKDTDSESSGSGDDITAQDGSGGLGGEGGAWHGVGRPPSSLSHGSLQKRAAAPEQRLRKRLKLEGGRAHKRKSSSLDPRVAKIYRRHGMDHDDDSGSDDDSGKMSSVRGGVSSSRRGYGASRRGVWRGSSHRGSRAGGSLAAGSLKMRRGLGARGERGGRVRLRGGSHMRRRRYETEDDDDDDDDDDDDDEEDDDEDDSDEDRHLSRSDKEHRSRRRRRRGDDYDDDDDEDDDDEEDSEEQDFEGEDDEMEDLDDGGEEDEDDEDGENQSDSDPDPPVLLVSDLNDDLLNDSYLTVTLQRPPKAKRDPGSIVPKLEAAMSPRTPSGPGFIQRKTLPRTRLRNSTSTPAGNGLSQSKSVHSSGRHTRRSSNQDGRERDTASPSSMSSRSSVSPPPPPPAITTSSPPSLLSHPSFRDVGNERGCEKDIWMSVFRYLDRKDLAVCMRVCKAWYKWCCDKRLWTQIDLSRCRALSPQALSAVIKRQPMTLDLSWTPVSKKQIAWLIHHLPGLKDLTMSGCSSLCVSALSTQSCPGLRTLDLSWAVGVKDTQIKDLIVQPGSESRSRLRGLLTLRLAGLDVNDSTLKMIVRHMPSLRRLDLSHCQGLTDQSINLLTATGCNTRNTLRQLNLSGCNKLTDSCLSYMKRLSALALLDLRGCRNVTRRSCENFISDLSYCTVFCLTEDKLIQRIS, encoded by the exons CGGTCTGGCACACGGCGGCGTTACCAAGACGATGGCATTTCAGACGACGAAATCGATGGAAAGAGGACTTTCGATCTGGAGGAGAAGCTTCACAACACCCGCTTCAACTCAGACAGAGTCAAACGCATGGAGGGCAAAG accTGACATATGAGTACGTTCAGAGATGTGGGCTCCGGGACCCCATTATCTTTGAGAGACCTGATGGACTTGGCATTAA TATGCCAGATTCAAACTTCAGTGTAAATGATGTGAAGATAGGTGTAG GAAGTCGGCGTATGATTGACGTGATGGATGTGGCTACTCAGAAGGGGACAGAAATGTCTATGGCTCAATGGAGGCGCTACTATGAGACTCCTCCCTCTCAGAGAGAGAAACTTTATAATGTTATCAGCCTTGAATTTAGCCACACTAAACTAGAGAGCCTTGTGAAAAGACCTGCTACG GTGGACATGATTGACTGGGTGGACAACATGTGGCCACGACActtaaaagaaagacaaagagattCTACAAACTCGATCACTGAGATGCAATACCCCAAAGTGCAGAA GTACTGCCTAATGAGCGTGCAGGGCTGTTACACAGATTTCCACATAGACTTTGGAGGCACATCTGTGTGGTACCACATACTACGAGGCTGCAAG GTGTTTTGGTTAATCCCACCCACGCCACAAAACCTGCAGCTTTATGAGAACTGGGTGTTGTCAGGGAAACAAGGCGACATCTTTCTTGGGGACAAGGCCACTGATTGCCAGAGGATTGAGCTCAAGCAAGGCTACACATTCATTATTCCATCAG gTTGGATCCATGCAGTGTATACACCAGTAGACACACTTGTGTTTGGAGGGAACTTTCTACATAGTTTCAACATCCCCATGCAACTGCATATCTCCAGCATTGAGGATAGGACCCGG GTGCCAGCTAAGTTCCGGTATCCGTTCTATTATGAGATGTGCTGGTATGTGTTGGAGCGCTATCTGTACAGCATAACCAACACCTCCCACCTCATCCCTGAGTTCCAGAAATACTCTCTGGGAATTG GCTTGAAGCAAGAAAGCTCAGGCTGTGAGGTACTAAATGGACATGCTAAAGAGGAAAGAGATGACAGCGACGCTCCCTCTTCACCTAATGCACCCGGGGTGAAGCTTCACTTGACTCCTTTTGAGCTGGAGGGGCTGTGGTGCCTGGTGAGGAACCTGGAGTCATTGCCCTCACATAAGAAGTGTGTGCCTTCAGGAATACACAACGCTGCTGCCCTGCTACACGATATACGG gcATTATTGAAAGAACATGCCAATGACATCCCTAAACTGTCATATACTGGAAAACCTATTGTCAGATGGCCAAAGAGGG CCCCCTGGTACCAGCCCCCTCCTCCCCCTCCACCTGTTATTCGTCCCAAGCTGGCAACCACACCCATTATTCCTCGGCCAGTCAAACCAGCCTCTAACATGTCGGTCCTGCGACGGCGTCGTGTGCGCTGTAAACGCTGTGAGGCATGTCTGCGCACAGAATGTGGCGACTGCAACTTCTGCAGAGACATGAAGAAATTCGGTGGCCCTGGCAAACTCAAACAGACCTGTGTGCTGCGCCAGTGTCTCGCC CCTGGCCTGCCGCTCTCTGCTGTATGTGAGATCTGTGGGGAAGGCAACCAGGACACTGGTGAAGAGCTCATGGAGTGCTCCAACTGTGCTCAGATTACACATCCTAGCTGTTTGAAG ACATCTGGTGAGGGAGTGGTAAACAAAGACCTGCCGAGCTGCTGGGAGTGTCCTAAATGTGTTATAGGCAAAGACACAGATTCTGag TCGTCAGGCAGCGGTGATGACATCACGGCACAGGATGGGTCAGGGGGGCTCGGGGGTGAGGGCGGGGCATGGCACGGGGTCGGGCGGCCCCCCTCTTCTCTGTCACACGGGTCGCTCCAGAAACGGGCCGCAGCCCCTGAGCAGCGGCTCAGGAAGCGG CTAAAATTGGAAGGTGGTAGAGCACAT AAACGCAAGTCTTCATCTCTTGATCCTCGAGTCGCTAAGATCTATCGGCGACATGGTATGGACCACGATGATGATTCGGGCAGCGATGATGACAGTGGCAAGATGTCATCTGTCCGAGGTGGGGTCTCTTCGTCCCGCCGAGGTTATGGAGCTAGTAGGCGAGGTGTTTGGAGAGGCTCCTCGCATCGAGGTAGTCGAGCGGGAGGCAGCTTGGCAGCAGGTTCGCTGAAAATGAGGCGGGGACTTGGGgcaagaggagagagaggaggtcGGGTGAGGTTAAGAGGAGGGTCCCACATGAGACGGCGGCGCTATGAAACGGAGGATGACgatgatgacgacgacgacgatgatgatgatgatgaggaggatgatgatgaggatgacaGTGATGAAGATAGACATCTTAGCCGGTCGGATAAGGAGCATCGTTCAAGGAGACGGAGGCGGAGAGGTGACGACTacgatgatgatgacgacgagGACGATGATGATGAGGAAGACAGCGAGGAACAGGACTTTGAAGGAGAGGACGATGAGATGGAAGACTTGGATGATGGAggagaagaagatgaagatgatgaggaTGGAGAGAACCAATCAGACTCTGATCCTGATCCACCCGTCTTACTAGTCTCAGACTTGAACGATGACCTGCTGAACGATTCCTACCTGACTGTGACCCTCCAGCGTCCTCCGAAAGCCAAACGTGATCCTGGATCCATTGTACCCAAACTGGAGGCGGCTATGTCTCCCCGAACACCTAGCGGTCCTGGTTTTATCCAGCGTAAAACGCTACCCAGGACCCGACTCAGGAACAGCACCTCGACGCCAGCCGGAAATGGCCTCTCTCAGTCCAAAAGCGTGCACTCGTCCGGCCGCCACACGAGGCGGAGCTCCAACCAGGACGGTCGGGAGAGAGACACGGCGTCACCGTCCTCTATGTCTTCTCGATCTTCTGTttcaccacctcctcctcctccagccaTCACCACTTCTTCTCCTCCTTCCCTCCTCTCTCATCCCTCGTTCCGTGACGTAGGAAATGAGCGTGGCTGTGAAAAGGACATTTGGATGTCTGTGTTCCGTTACTTGGATCGGAAGGATTTGGCTGTTTGTATGAGAGTCTGCAAGGCTTGGTACAAGTG GTGTTGTGATAAGCGCTTATGGACACAGATAGATCTTAGTCGATGTCGGGCACTCAGTCCTCAGGCTCTGTCAGCTGTCATAAAACGACAACCTATGACGCTTGACCTCTCCTGGACACCAGTATCAAAGAAGCAGATTGCCTGGCTCATTCATCACCTCCCGG GTTTGAAAGATTTAACAATGTCAGGTTGCTCATCGTTATGCGTGTCAGCATTAAGTACACAGAGCTGTCCGGGTTTGCGTACCCTTGACCTGAGCTGGGCCGTGGGTGTGAAagatacacaaataaaagacCTCATTGTGCAGCCAG GAAGTGAAAGTCGCAGTCGTCTGAGAGGTTTGCTCACTCTACGCTTGGCTGGTTTGGATGTGAACGACTCTACCCTGAAGATGATCGTCAGACATATGCCTTCTCTGCGCCGGTTAGATTTGTCCCACTGTCAGGGGCTTACAGACCAGTCCATCAACCTGCTCACCGCTACCGGCTGCAACACTCGCAACACACTCAGACAGCTCAATCTTTCAG gttGTAATAAGTTGACAGATTCTTGTCTGTCCTATATGAAGCGACTATCGGCTTTGGCTCTGTTGGATCTGCGGGGCTGCAGGAACGTGACTCGACGCAGCTGTGAAAACTTCATCTCTGACCTGTCCTACTGCACCGTATTCTGTCTGACCGAGGACAAACTCATTCAGAGAATATCATAA